The Tachysurus vachellii isolate PV-2020 chromosome 19, HZAU_Pvac_v1, whole genome shotgun sequence genome segment tgtaacaaaaataacactgaATGTAGAGTACAGCTGACAAGACGATGAGAATAAATTAGCTTACTAAGACCCATGCCTGTCAGCCAAGATGCCACTGGTTGCTTTTGCTTCCATAAAAAAGTTTGAGGAAGCTCTTTATGCCACTATACTCCCAGGGTCACAGTACTGCTGTGGCACTACTTCCTGTCCATTATTACATTTTCTATTTGttacaaattttacattttctgttttcgACAGTTGCAAACcactagacttttttttacaacagaTACTAGTTTCTGTTGCTCAATATTTAATGAAGTAAGAATTTTTTCAACATTGTTACATTGCTGGGCAATCAACAACTGTCGTTGTCATGCACGATGCTGAAAAGCGGCAGCTTTTATAGAACAGTCTTCGTTTGCATTGTCATTGCCTAAATCATACTGCagtaacagcatgtaaacaacatGAATAAGTTAGACAGCCAGACAGAAATAGTATTGTTCAGTCTGATTTAAAAACCTTGTGTCTTTAGACAGATACAATATCTACTGTATTTGCAAGGGCTTCTTCTTTCTTCAATTTAATAAAATCAAGCTTTGATacaaaagtgtttgtgtgtgctcgTGATTCACGTAACATggcaatatacagtaaatgctgAGAAGAATTTACCTCATGCATGGCCATGAACAGTTCCCAGTTGTGGTTGCTGAGGTGGTTGGCAATGTCCTTAGAGCACATCTGCTCCAGGTAGTCAACAGTGCTCTGCTCTAGACCAAGCTGCTCTTTTAGAGGGGTCTGCCAAACGGAAATATGACATTTCTTACCATGTCACTTCAGTACAAGagtgtaataaattaaagattGTTTGCACCCAGATTCCACCCAAAGATACACGTCAGAAAGAACACGTTTCCAAAAAGGCTTAaatatcataaggtaatacgtttagaactctaaataaataaccatGACAATTGGTAATATGGGAGTGCCAGCAGGACATCTAGGATCGTCATTAAACAATGGGTATACATAACTGTGATTACAATTTAAAGCAACCATTTGGGTGAtacatgtaacagtatcaagcCAAAGTGTACAtaaccatgattaacatttaaagacatttggCTAGAGGACATGTATGACATGTATGACCCAGCCATATGGGAAacactcagttcttacactTATTAACCCTATTAAATCTacaaaaaacagtataaacagtaaaaaatgttttacagtaaaaaaagtgaaaaacagtataaaatgtttgagcaggatttgtcctGCTTACTTCTTGACTCTGATGAACCcgaagtacttcatgtattttgtcactgctacactggtataaatatattcttcttcatcttcggcctcattgtttaattttttttacaagagcTATTAAAAGTTTAATTCCCAATTACAGCACCACTAATAGACAAACTAATCAATGTTGATTCATAATTAACATGTTGATTCATATAGACCATTCTGGGCTTAATTAGACATTtgattttttgttaaatttgctATTTGGTTAACTTAggtgtttatgttgtttttaaaaataataataataataaaccatcaGTTAATAACTATTACTGAAGCTGCATTAATACTGAATTGCATGTTCTGTTCATGTTAACTAATGCATTGTGTAATTTAAGTGAATTTTCAAAAGTGATTCTTAAATGAAAGACACTAACCAGCTGCTCCACCTGAGATGCAGTGCACAAGAAGAGCCTCTCGTTAAGCCCCATAGATGTGAAAATGGCTGTAGCATCCAGCTTGAGCAGAACCCTCTCTAACAAACAGCCAAGGAAGTTTATACACATAATAGGAAAAACCCTTTCATCCCCAAATTACATCTTATATTACACTTACTAACAATTTTCTGTCCTTGTGTGAGTGGTGTAGCATGGTGTAAAACaagtttaaattttaattaaatatttctgtaatcCTATATAACTTCGTTCTAGATTCACAGATCTCTCTGGTGCAATGTCAGACTGTACATCAAAAATTGGTCCAGAAATCTTGCATTCCAGAATCCCATATCATACCTCCTGAAGAGTTCATTTTGACCAGCACATGGTCTTCACAAGGGTCCACCAAAACATCCATAATGTCCTGCACTGAGCAGTTCACAGGCAACATCATTGCCAGACAACTGTGGTTGGGTTTGAAAATCTCATACAAAACTGCAAAATTTGTTAACAGATCAATTAGAGAGATGTCTCAATTATTATCAAACTACATATGCAAAAATATACTACAGAGATGATTAAACAAAGGATGACAAATCCTGAAACATCATTAGAAATAGTACATAGATGTTTGACCTTTGTCTTGGGCTCTGATTGAGTGGAATTTCCCAAAATGATCCTCATACATGGCAAACCAATCaaatttaaactgaaaaaaggaaaatcaaacaacaaaaaaagaatgaacCACTAGTAACAATTTAATTCTCTAATGAgcttatttagatttttattcctAGATATTTGAAAGTGATTGCTGTATAACCTTAAGTAGGATAGATTGCAAAAGGTTCAGAATAAGTGAATAATGTTTTCCCTAGCTGCTGCTCTTCTCATGCCTGGAATATGAGCAGTAAGAACTAGAATTTAGAGTTAGGGACAGGTTGTCATGCCACTCACAAGAAGCATGTCCATAATATTCAACAGGATTTGCTCCAGGCCTTATCTATATAAATGTACACCATATCTATATTTATGTTATGCTGTTGATATTTCCATTAGTTAATGTGTTTATCCTGCTACAAAGTTCTTAATACGATATGACTGGATTCTtatctctgttttgttttgtaagaGATGTAATGGAATTCACCTTCAAAAGTGTTTGGCATCCATTTTCTGGCCTGAAAGGAGAATGGGCATgactgtaaaactgtaaatgAACAAAGTTATTGAATTTGTTGTACTATTAGTAGCTAACCCATAATACAGTGGATGCATAAGTATATGGGTGTGTTgggtgaaaaaatattttggtcaaaagaagggaaaaaatgttttaaagctcTTGCTGTAAACTAAAATGCAATGTATAAATTTGTACTCCCAGGTAGTTTTTACTAAAGAAAGGCAAAAAAGACTGTTTCATAAAGTCGTGCTAGCACTAAATACTTAATCAAAGCCccttgttagtgtgtgtgcctTCCTTACTTACACTCGGGTTGTTCTCCTATCTCTCAGCTGGTCTCTGAGCATACTTGAGAGTCTTGTGTCATCCATCACAGCTTCTTTGAGTTTCTACCCCCCACCCCAACATAAAAATCTTATcttgataaacacacacacattatttgaTCATCCTCTTTGTTTATACTGTGGATGATTAGGAATATACTGGTAGcaggatttaaaaataaatttttgaaagaaaaactaaaaaaataaaactaaatcatTAAAACAGATGATTGCAACTGAGATAGCAAAGTCTAAGATTTATTCAGATGGAacactatttaaaaacaaataatatctCTCTGTCCTTAAGgcatttaaactgaaatatagTAATTGACAAAACAAACCTCCAGGAAGTGGAAGGCAAAAAGGTCTTCCTTCAGCTGTGAGCCATAGATTGCCACCCACAGGCTCACTAGTTTTACAATTTTTTGCTTGGTGTTGAGAGCATAAGCCGCCTTTTCCAGCTCAGAACCTTCAGATGGCTCAGTGTGGTAGGTGCATTGAaggttaaagaaaataaatcttattCATTCACACAAAAGTTGTACATCCTGTGTATCTACAATCACTGAAATGAACAGTCTGAAGGTCAATGCAAGGATAgctagatataaaaaaaaggcagcCTACTACCTATTCCCAAAAGTAGAGAATAAGTAGGCATATATAGCACACAAATAAAAGCATTAGATTTTGTTTGATATGGTACTAGTCAGAGGATATTGATGCTGAAGGACATGGCAGAGCTGTGAAGAGGGCATGAATACCTGATGTGTGAGAAGAAAGTCACGTACACACGGATCTGCATAATTAGAGAAAACACTAATAtgaaaacacatacatacacactgacatacgATGTTCTGTATTTATACTTCTTTGCcctttaaatattaatactGATTATAATTCATAAGGTTCCAGAGtaaatcctttttttatatagtttctatATAGTTTATTATTTCCTATATTATAAAAGTTATTTGAACACAAGAAGGTGTCACACCTATGGGATCACAGCCATTGGTATCCAATTTAATTGTCTCCAGAACATGTTCAAGAATCTTCTCTGGTGTTcctgacatcactgtataccTAAGAGGGAGGTCAGTGTGGGTGGGATGAGAGGAAAACAAGGCAAAAGATAAAATTTGCCATTTCACTGATGATGAACGCTATAGTGTTGAAAAAGCGAAAGAGATCAGATCATAAATAACCAGACTGTTTGAAGACCACAAGAACAAGACTTGCAAGGCACAGACTGACAAAAgctgaatagatttttttttctaattctcATCGGTCCAATTTCGGTGAGCCTGTGCTCATGATAGCCTCAGGTTCTTGCCTGACAGAAAATGAAGACAAGCAGGCGttctaatattatatttatatagcagTGTTGTACCTCTCCCTACATAGCTAAAAGTCcattaattgtaataaaaaataggACTTTTATAACAATACATAAGAACTTGcctgaatttgtttattttttttgttgttgttaataaacatttttgacaTGCAGAACAATAAGTAAGGAGTAATGTTTTACTTACTTGTTGCTGCATCCTCCCTGGTGTGTCACTTGGCTTGAGCTTTTTTCAAGGACAAGGACAACTTTCCCGTGCTCCTCCAAACGCACCGTGTTTGCCTCCACATCCTACAATGagattattatctttattttaaaaaagaccgCAAGAAAACCATTGTAAACATTTAGCACTGCAATTAGTACTCGTTGTTTACCTTGAGAATTCGAATAAAATCTTGCTTGTTTACTCTGAGAAAGTGACAGTTGTCTTCCCTCACTATGATGGTGGCAGCACGAGGAGCATCATTCACCAAAGCAAGCTGGCCAAAGTCGTCTCCTTCATGAAGGGTGTTCACCAAGCCCTGAGtaagacagacaggacacacacacaaatacacacacccatacacaaacaaacacacagtgttttaGAAAAATGTGCAGGCCTTTAATTATTGGCCACCATACAAAGAGTTTTGGAAAAAGTTTTACTGTGACAAAGATCCATCCTGATGAATTTACCTTGCCATGTGTGATAACATTAACAGACCCCTTCCAGATGATGTACCAGGATGTGCCTTTGTCTCCCTGGCTGAATACTGAAATAACAGCACATAGAGTAACATAGGAGCATTAGTGGGGTactttcacatatacacacacccatgctGTTAGTTAGTTAAGAAAGTATGACATCACGATATCTGTGGAAACAAAAACAGTTATAAATACACAGATTCAATCATTTATCAATATGCATGGCTAATCAATTTAATACCAGTTAGTTTCCTAGTGAAAGACTGCATTAGTCTAAGTcaaataatatttatgtttttttaggtAATAAGATTCTGTTGCATAATCATCAGCAGCAAGATAGCATACACTTCTAATTCAACATGCAAAGCACAGGTCTATCGAATGcataattgaataataaaataacattaaactacCTTTTAACATCTACACATTATTTGTCACTGAtgatttgatgttttcttttatttaagcATAGCCTGCATCACATCAACACAGGCAAGTAATTAGCACTATCCACTTCTCTTGCCCACTAGTGCTGAAATGTCAGCTTGTGTTTACACTCACATACTGTGCCTGCCTTGGCATATGACTCAAACACAAGGACTGCGGCCAGCTCTTTGCGCACCTAGAAGCATCAAGAGAGGGGGATAAGTAAAAAGTAGATCCATGGATGTGTTACAAAGGCAAGAAGCTGGACAGAAAGTGCTCACTCACAGAAGTAGACAGATGGGCAACAGCTTTAACATGCAGCAACTCTTCATAGATGACTTCCACATCCTCAGCTGTCCTTTGGCTTGGACTAACATTAAAAATGGTTATTACATAATCAAATTGTGGTACATGATAGTATGCTGAATGACATACATGTGGTTAGATAATCATTGATCGTTTAAAAGCTCATTTAAAAGATCTTTATTTGAGCATACTGataatgtaaattatatgtACAATACAattctatacattttatacagtcTTATTAATGTCTGTCTGCTAAACAGAGACAATGTTGCAGGATGATCTTTTATAATTAAACTGCATGTAATCGGAATTCAATGTAATCAAATTGCTCACTCAAAATTTACAGAAGAAAAATCATGTAACACATTTGTGTAGTTAGCAACTATAAGTGTTGTAGATGACATAATTTCATACATTAGTACAGAATTATATTAACTATATTGTATACAGcacattaattttaaaatagttttgcTACAATTTGTTGTATGTCTACTGTCAAATAAAATTCTAGATCCATAAAAACCTAAGGGCATCTCTTGTACACAGCCCACTTGTTGGATTCAGCTCAGGTCAGGTCAACCAGTTAAGGTATTTTTATGTAGAAGTTGGGTCATTGTCAttctgattgtttgtttgttttttttgttttttttacatgatgtgGATGGCCAGGTGCATGTGCATTTCTTACCTGGAGAAGAGACAGTACTAGGATGCAACATCGGAAGAAGGCAAGACAGCAGAAACTAACTTCTATTGGGAAACCTGGGTGCTAGTATTCATGTGGATTGGTACTTACAGCCTATCTAAACATGCCTTCTTTCCATATTGCATTCTGGTGCCATATCCTTCCCAGCAATGTACCCGCCCATCCACAAGGTGTAAAATTCCAGGTCACCTCTTTCTATTCCTCAGTTCATTGTAGGTACTTTCAGTGGTGGACAAGGGTCAGGCTACCACCTTTGTTAGGCATTAACCACTAAATACTGAAAAAACTGTTTGAAAAAATACTTCAGAAAAAATTTGGCCATCAGTCACCTCCTCATGTTTggccatttttcctgcttccaacataTCTTAATACAACTCCTTTGTAAGAATATtatcagtgttattcacttcTTATATCTTTTATTcatcattcgttcattcatcacATGATTATTTTGATTCTCACCTTTTGCGGAGTTTCATATTCAGAAGAGCATCAGGACCCATCTGGACCAAGAACGACAGACCTTCTTGAAGCTCATCATCTTTGGAGACCGTTTCACTGCTTGTGATATTCAGATCAAACTCTGTCTCCATAAATTGGTAAAACTGTGTTTCTTTGTCATAAAAGTTGAACTCTTGCTTCACTAAATGGAGATATAGGGAATTTTATTTTTGAGACATACTGGCTTCTTTTCAGGTTAGGAGTTATACGTTtaagttttgctttgtttttaaccAACATGTAAATGAATAGGCACTGTAGCTTAGTTACCATTTACAACAATGCCCTCATCCACTAACACCTGCCACATGCCAATTGCCTGACTCCGGGACTGGGCACAGTCATTCAGCTTCATCAGCCAGTCAACAAGCTCCTTTCCACTGCAACATTGTCTGcatcacagaaaataaatgtaaacattgttaaacattgcaatttatttggaaaatatgactgataattcttatttaaggatagtggtcacatgaagtcattaattattacatagatgtttgactcctttttaaacctaatgataagtgaaatcacctaaacacccctgatcaaaagtttatacagtatatccttGAATGTATGGCCACATTTTAAATGGACAGGTTGACACAAAGAGGTTTAAATGGCTGACtcattgtaattagtgtctgtgcatgaATTGTCAGTAattttctcagctcatgaggtgatgcgcTGACTTGGCTAAATACTACACCATGGGGaaaacaaaagaactgccaatgaATCTGTGTAATAAGGTAGTTGAACGTAaaaaactctgataaagaggtaGAATATAAAGGTTCTGTTGATACCTTGCATCAGTCAGGTAGACCAAGAATGATTCCACCCACTATtgccagaagaattgttcaggacacaaagaaaaacccacaaacaactttgagagaaatacaggctgctctggaaaaagaGAGCTCCttgttgtttcaaggagcatAATAAGGAGGTACTTAAACACAAATGACCAAATGCATGGTGCAATTACCAGGAGAAAGCTGTTACTGCCCCATGACACAAAAAGGCCCACCTTCAGTACGCCAGACAGCACCTGGGcaagcctcacagcttctggagtGATAAGACCAAAATTTAACTTTAAACAACCGTAAACACAATGTTTGGAGAGGATTCAACAAGGCCTACATtaagtacaccatccccactgtaaaaTATAGTGGTAGATCTCTTATATTTTGGGGtttttatcagaaaatactggcagacaatttgcattctacagcacaaaAGGTGCGCATGGGATGACTttggatgttccaacatgacaatgatccaaagcacgaGGCAAGGTTAACCCTCCAGAGGCTACAGtagaaaaaggtgaaggttctggagtggCCATCATAGTCTCCCTCACCTCAGTATCATTAAGCCACTTTAGGGAGATCTCAACaatgcagtttgtgcaagacaaccaaaagatttacaggaactggaggcattttgccaagaaaATGGCCCGCTAtcccacctgagagaattaaggacctcaagcacaattattacaaaagactgcactGATGATAAAGGGGGCAATGTTTCATGTAGATGAATCTGGCTTGAATACatatacagttgtatgcaatagtttaggaacccctgacaatttccatgattttcatttataaatatttgggtgtttggatcagcaatttcattttgatctttgATATCTTTGATATTTGatttatcaaataactgaaggacacagtaatatttcagtagtaaaatgaggtttattggattaacagaaatgtacaatatacatcaaaacaaaattagacaggtgcataaatttgggcacccttgccattttgttgacttgaatacctgtaactaatTAGCACTGAtgaattggaacacacaattggtttggtgagctcattaagccttgaattTCATAGActggtgcatccaatcatgagaaaaggtatttaaggtggccaattgcaagttgttgttctctttgactctcctctgaagagtggcaacatggaggcctcaaaacaactctcagataacctgaaaacaaagattgttcaacattatggttcaggggaaggctacaaaaagttatcgcagagatataagctatcagtgtccactgtgaggaacatagtgaggaaatggaagaccacaggcacagttcttgttaaggccagaagtggcagaccatgtaaaatattagagaggcgaaggatggtgagaacggtcaaaaataacccacagaccacctcgaaagacctacaacatcaacttgctgcagatggtgtcactgcatcgttcaacaattcagcgcactttgcacaaggtgaaggtGTACGGGacagtgatgcgaaagaagccttttctgcacacacacgccacaaacggagtcgcttcaggtatgcaaacacacaagccagcttcattttggaataaggtgctatGGAGTGATGAAataaagattgagttatttggtcataacaaggggcattatgcatggcggcaaaagaacacagcattccaagaaaaacacttgctacccacagtaaaatttggtggaggttccatcatgctgtggggctgtgtggccagtgccggtacagtgtcgattcccacctccaccttgtgcgtgtggagtttgcatgttctccccgtgtctcgggggtggcatctctggaaaattgtccgtagtgtgtgattgcgtgagtgaatgagagtgtgtgtgtgccctgcgatgggttggcactccgtccagggtgtatcctgccttgatgcccggtgacgcctgagataggcacaggctccccgtgacccgaggtagttcggataagcggtagaagatgaatgaatgagtgaatgaaaatcatggaaattgtcaggggttcctaaacttttgcatatgactgtatataatatatacttgCAATCATTGAGGGGAAGATGATTTCCCAAATATATCAGACAATTCTTCAGGATAATGTGAGAATCTCTGTATGTCAACTAAAACTGTGTACAAGGTGGGTGATGCAACaggacaacgacccaaaacactggaGCAAGTTCACAACAGAATGGcttcataaaaacaaaatctgcCTTTTGGAGTGgccaagtcaaagcccagaCCTCAACCCAATAGAGATGCTATGGATTGACTTGAAGAGGGCCATACACATGTGACATCCAAAGAACATGACAGATCTAAAGCAGTTCTGCCAAGAAGAATGGTCTAAAATACCTCCTCAACGATGTGCAGGTCTGATCCACAGCGACAGGAAAAGCCTGGTTGAGGTTATTGCTGCCAAGGGGGGGTCAACCAGTTATTAATTCTAAGGGTTCACTTACTTTTTCCACTGCCATTTTGAATGTTGAATGAGTCAATACCATTGATGAAGATATGGAGATCGGATCACATTTTCACAGACAAATTTATTCAGAAAACCATGAAATTCCAAAGGGTTCACATACTCTTTCTTGccactatatataaaattatattaacaaacaaaatttcacacacaatgtAGTTTTCTAGACCTAGACCACCAGACCACTAGACCACTAGATGGTAACATTGCACATTTTGGCTGTCCACTCTTCGGTCGAGTTTGATTTGCTCTATTTTTTAGTTATGCTctcctgttttgtgttgtgtgattaGCACCCTGATTTAAGCCCCATATCTTTGTCTAGCTTTTGTTTAATGtgggcagtgtgttttgtgtattccACACTCTGGTGTTTGTTTTCATAAATTTTTGCTGTAGTTTAAGTTTATGAAGTGGTTTCttttacactgtacagtaaataaacccATTCTGCATTTGCATCCATCTTTATTGCCTCCATGTAACAGTAAATGTATTCCTGTGTTTATCAAATGTATTCCTGTGTTTATCTGCCCATATCTGCTTGTTTATAACTGAAAACTACTGCATTTAAGTAGTTCATTCAAATAGATTATTTGTACCTGTAGGTCTTTAGGTGATGTTTCCTGTCTCTGATTAGACCCGGATTTCTTTCCATCAGTGCACTATATACCACCCGAGCTGCCTTTAAG includes the following:
- the rapgef3 gene encoding rap guanine nucleotide exchange factor 3 gives rise to the protein MHLFRTYNYQVFPDRYSVEKAAIRGISWTPLSEALDTQDPMKQFLSDRILKAARVVYSALMERNPGLIRDRKHHLKTYRQCCSGKELVDWLMKLNDCAQSRSQAIGMWQVLVDEGIVVNVKQEFNFYDKETQFYQFMETEFDLNITSSETVSKDDELQEGLSFLVQMGPDALLNMKLRKSPSQRTAEDVEVIYEELLHVKAVAHLSTSVRKELAAVLVFESYAKAGTVLFSQGDKGTSWYIIWKGSVNVITHGKGLVNTLHEGDDFGQLALVNDAPRAATIIVREDNCHFLRVNKQDFIRILKDVEANTVRLEEHGKVVLVLEKSSSQVTHQGGCSNKYTVMSGTPEKILEHVLETIKLDTNGCDPIDPCVRDFLLTHQVFMPSSQLCHVLQHHYHTEPSEGSELEKAAYALNTKQKIVKLVSLWVAIYGSQLKEDLFAFHFLEKLKEAVMDDTRLSSMLRDQLRDRRTTRVPENGCQTLLKFKFDWFAMYEDHFGKFHSIRAQDKVLYEIFKPNHSCLAMMLPVNCSVQDIMDVLVDPCEDHVLVKMNSSGERVLLKLDATAIFTSMGLNERLFLCTASQVEQLTPLKEQLGLEQSTVDYLEQMCSKDIANHLSNHNWELFMAMHEVEVLYYVFGRHKFPGATTANLERFVRHFNEVQYWVVTELCLCEDLMKRSMLLKKFIKIAIVLKEQKNLNLFFAVMFGLSNSAVQRLYKTWERLASKTKRIYYAYERLLDPSHNHRAYRLAVAKLNPPYIPFMPLLLKDMTFIHEGNKNYTDNLVNFEKMRMIAKTMKIVQDCRSQPYVPSSPQKGFTERMFLESPAMRLSTYSEQSLTLPGVSRISHYIQNLNVIDNQKKLTQLSRDLEH